In a genomic window of Candidatus Cetobacterium colombiensis:
- a CDS encoding BglG family transcription antiterminator produces MSNKAITLLKVLLHGDINIDEIFKYVNLDINSIERNIGVLNEYLEEKGIDPIKKVNNIYSLQNRDERFSEFFSKLDILSSRERQDIYCIRLLLNGHINLEKERQLMGVSRTTAIKDLKKVKEELEEKNIKVESKNSKGIFLEEENSKNLSGILCEKIMKLFIDRDFLSKQRKELLEEINILEEEKYLKIYNQVIEKFQLKKSMFSFYAIYSMAIVEKAKGNICIDIDDVKSHEDFNKILLKLNEMEFKVKLSDRFKEFLTSVTLKIKYYPQFDVLLKDNYEKFINRIQEIFKLSEKEKKELYRQLISCYTLGYLDKKYGVLWVRKSPNSSRCKKLGGIVEKVLKDLEIEMIYSDVLRLAGCITNFFMTEEYVEGFKVLSVSRDINNEYSQRVISCMKVFYPKISFETESLLEFRFKNKKEIEEYNLIISDTESYSIKNLRRVNTLSLREIQRCFIEYVLDKRFECTKKI; encoded by the coding sequence ATGTCAAATAAAGCAATAACACTATTGAAAGTTTTATTGCATGGAGATATCAATATAGATGAAATATTTAAATATGTTAATTTAGATATCAATTCTATTGAAAGAAATATTGGAGTATTAAATGAATATCTAGAAGAAAAAGGTATTGATCCAATAAAGAAAGTAAATAACATATATAGCTTACAAAATAGAGATGAAAGATTTTCAGAATTTTTTTCAAAGTTGGACATTCTTTCTTCAAGGGAAAGACAAGATATCTACTGCATTAGATTACTTTTAAATGGACATATAAATTTAGAAAAAGAAAGACAACTAATGGGCGTTTCAAGGACAACAGCAATAAAAGATTTAAAAAAAGTAAAAGAAGAACTAGAAGAAAAAAATATTAAAGTTGAATCTAAAAACTCTAAAGGGATTTTTTTAGAAGAGGAAAATAGTAAAAATTTAAGTGGTATACTCTGTGAAAAAATAATGAAATTATTTATAGATAGAGACTTTCTTTCAAAACAAAGAAAAGAACTTTTAGAAGAAATAAACATTCTAGAAGAAGAAAAATATTTAAAAATTTATAATCAAGTAATTGAAAAGTTTCAATTAAAAAAATCTATGTTTTCATTTTATGCAATTTATTCAATGGCCATTGTAGAAAAAGCAAAAGGCAATATATGTATTGATATAGATGATGTGAAATCACATGAAGACTTTAATAAAATATTATTAAAACTAAATGAAATGGAATTTAAAGTAAAATTATCAGATAGATTTAAAGAATTTTTAACAAGCGTTACTTTAAAAATAAAATATTATCCACAATTTGATGTTTTATTAAAAGATAATTATGAAAAATTTATAAATAGAATTCAAGAAATTTTTAAACTTTCAGAAAAAGAAAAAAAAGAATTGTATAGACAATTAATTTCTTGTTATACGCTAGGATATTTAGATAAAAAATATGGTGTTTTATGGGTTAGAAAAAGTCCTAATTCTTCAAGGTGCAAAAAATTAGGAGGAATAGTAGAAAAAGTTTTAAAAGATTTAGAAATTGAAATGATTTATTCAGATGTTTTAAGATTAGCAGGATGTATAACAAATTTCTTTATGACAGAGGAATATGTTGAAGGATTTAAAGTCTTGAGTGTTTCTAGAGATATAAATAACGAATATAGTCAAAGAGTAATAAGTTGTATGAAAGTGTTTTATCCTAAAATATCTTTTGAAACAGAATCATTATTAGAATTTAGATTTAAAAATAAAAAAGAGATTGAAGAATATAATTTAATAATATCAGATACAGAGAGCTATAGTATAAAGAATTTAAGAAGAGTTAATACTCTTAGTTTAAGAGAAATTCAAAGATGTTTTATAGAATACGTACTAGATAAACGATTCGAATGTACTAAAAAAATATAA